DNA sequence from the Electrophorus electricus isolate fEleEle1 chromosome 19, fEleEle1.pri, whole genome shotgun sequence genome:
gccatcagacacacacaacataaactgGTCAGCAGTTGGCTCAACCCTTTGGTGTCTGGATTGCACGTAGTTTATGTGTCCATTCATTACATCCCTGTAATAGAAAGAAGCTGAAATGCAGAACACGTGAAAGCCAACAGAGTTAGCAAATACAGCACATCTTTATctcaatttgttttatttgacttaaacttcatacattttaatcacataATTATCATAATTGGCAGTGCTTCTTAGAAAATAACATTATCTCTAAATCTATGCAACATATATAGTTATGTTATGATAGTTATGTAACTATAGTTTAGGTGAAATACAGTTCTGTGTAGTCATTGGCTGAGAATTTGTTTTGATAGTTCAAAGGTCAGAAGACTGACCAATACTGATGCCCATGTTGCTCTTCTCGAAGCCTGGACTGGGCAGGACGTTCTCAATATAGCCAAACTGTGGTGGAGAGACCAAAATAAGATGCAGCTCCTCCAGAGGAGAGTCTAGGTCAGAGGCTCCTAAATGGGTAACAGTGATAGCTGCAGCactcccctcctccacaccaAGGACCTCACCTGTGGAGAGAGGATGAATTCTTCAGGAATAAGGCTGCTACTATGCTGACCAATCAGGAGCAgccaatatattttaaaaaaacataataataataataataataataataataataataataatttagatttAATCAGAATaatcaaaatcatttttatttggaaacaATAACTTTACTGCAAAATGGCTTGACCATTCTTCTTCTAATGATAGAAACATATTTGGTAGTGTGAACCTCACTAATGAACCTACTGCAGTGGATTATCAGACTTCTTTGCTGGGTTAGAAAACTTATCACTTATCCTAATCCTGAAAGGATCATTCAATCTGGTGTTATGCCAGTGATcactctctttatatatatatatatatatatatatatatatatatacacacactttacatcAGCATTTCTCTTCTATCTGTGGTTCAATTTAGCTCCTATTGTATGTAATGGCTCAATCTCCCTTAGAAAAATCTATATGTGAGTTACATGTTAGTAGTAGTGCTGGTTCAGATGGTTTAGAAGCTAAATTTGTTAAACTTGCTGCTCACAGGACCAATTTGAAAATGAGAATCTACTGTACATCTCAAGAGGATATCCTTCAATTTAAATTCATGTAAAATATGACAAtcatataattacataattttgGCTACCTCATGTTTGCTAGAATCATCTTGGATCCAGTTCTCTCTTATtagattaatacatttatttagtatgtTTAGTAGCTTTTTACGTATTAGGATATTATTTGATATTAAATGTACAGTATGTTTTACTGTATATAAGTACAGTTTGGCACTTGTAGTTTGTCTTAAAGCCCCTCCAAGCTTGAAATGAAAGTAATTAAATTTCCCCCAAAATAAGAATTGATGAAATAATTGAAACAATTACTTGTTTCAACCAAAGCAAATTAAGGTTACCAATAACAATAGATGGTTGTTGGTTGTTCACAGGATAAACAGTAACATTGAGGTCGTAGACTGGTAGGGAGTCGTGTAGGCGAGGTGGTGGTTTGTTAAACACAGGAGTTCTCTCATAACAGCAAGCAGACACTGGATGTGTCTGTCCATCAGAGACCACAAGTGTGATGGTGTCATGACGAGGGAACAATCCAATCTCCTGCCCTTAGGAATGTAATTTATGTCAGTGTGTTAAAGCATCGTTTAAATACTGTAGTTGACGATAGCATAAAGCCATGGCAAATCTATaggtatgcatatatatatagaaaacaGTCCAATCATTTTGTAGAACTGAAATAGGTGCAAATCTGCCTGAGGTGAGTATAACATAGCTGTTGCTACTTAgtgtaatattaataaaaacaaagaaagtagGAGCAAAAAGTAGTAAACAAGTAAAAACAGAAGTAGTCAAATGTAGCAGCTTTAgtacctgtgtgtttgtaagtgatGATCATAGCTTTTAGGTCCTCTTGAATGAACCTGTCCACCACAATACCATTCTTTAGAACAACACCATGATATGGCTGACGGGCAATCAGATAGGTGAGGCTGTTGTCATCGCTGTCAACATCTGTTGCAGAGATATACTCTACAGTGATCACAACTTCCTGTCCCTCTGCACACTCCAGAACAGGTTTCAAGTCTGGCACCAGCAATGGTACCTCATCATTGATTAGTGTTACCTGTCATTGAATGCACAAGTCTTAGTCAGACACAGTTTTAGAAGAAGCTATGCATCAACACACATTTTGAACTTTGGAGTTTCTCTTACCTTGATATGCAGAACAAAGTCAACTGAATTCACCCCATCTGAGGCTATGCATTCAATGTCATCTTGCTCAGTCTCTGAACCATCATGATGGTATCTGTGAAGAAGTATGCATCAGTCATACTGCAGAAATGTTAAGAAGtctatgttatatgttatgttaTAGCTCTTTATAGAATTTGTGAGCAAAGTAGGAAAAATCCTTTCCTAATTTTACTAATGAAAATGGTACATAAAACGCTACCATATCTGACCTAACTTTTAAGTTTCTCAGGTCCCTAATGGTGAACGTCTGGCCCTGACTCAAGGGGGCACCATCCAGATACACGTCCCCGTGCTGAGGATGTCTCTTCAGCTGCATGTGCAGAGAGTCCTCCGGAGAGTCCACATCCGTCAGGCGCAAGTGGTCGACACTCACCCAGCTCTCAGCCCCTTCCTCTACTGTCAGTGGACTCGCGTGCACCTGATGCAACGATACATCGCTCAGAGCCACACTTGGCAATAATCAAAATGCACTGTTAGtattagctgtgtgtgcattaaCTGCAAATGAGAGCAGTTGTCAGTAACAATCATGGCTATCTGTTAGCTAAAGGGCGTGCTTCACATTTAAatccatgggggggggggggggagggggttgtgctGAACAAGTGGTTCCAGGTCACCTCAGGGGATTGGTTGTCTACAGGCAGCACAGTAATGTTGAAACAGACTCCAGTGGTGATGTGACCCTGCTGGTTCGTCACAGACAGGACAAACTGGATGTGTTGTGGGTAAGGCCCAACGTCATGGATAGGTGGCATGTAGGCTACCTTCATGTAGTTGACAGCATGCTAAAGAATGAGAAGCATGCTATTAGAGGTCATGTTCACCTTTAATTACCTTTTGGGACAAAGCACAGGCACGAATCATTTTACCTGTGTGAAAAGTCTGAGCACTGGGGCACTGGGGTCCTTGGTAAATTTTGGGATGCTGTCAACCAGAAACAACCTCCCTGCATCAGGTCCTCTGATAAATAAAAGAATGCAAGCACATTTCTAAAATCAAACAATATGGTAACTAtcaaaagaatgcaaaaaaaatatatcatatAAATACATGTTACTTAAAGttcttttaaatgttgcatTAAATGTTTGACATAGTCAAAATTGCACTTACCCATAGTTGTTACTGTAGAATGGTGGGGTGGTGACAGTGTAGGTGAGCTCACAGTCTGGTGATTCCAAATCAGTAAAGTGCAGCTGCTGCTTGGTCAGATATACTACATCTGTCTCTTTAACAATCAGATGCCGTGTGGCTGCTGGGCCTTCTTTAGGTGGCTGATCTGGCACAGGCTGGATTTGAATCACAATTATCTGGGAATGTTGAGAAATAATAACACATTAAGTGTTAGAAATAATAACACAAGTGTCTATTAAAATCAAACAAGTCAGTAGTTATTGTGATAACCCTTTTTACATAATAGAGTGGGTTTACAAGGGCTAAAAATATGAAACTCACTATCATCAGTGCAGGATGTGTCAGTATTTTATACCTGAGGGTCTGAGAGATTGGGTGGGTCATGAAAATCAGACAACACCACCTCAAACGAGTCGTCAAATACTTCATTACCAAAATGCCTATAGTAGATGATGGAATGGAATAGATCCTTTTGGAGAAAGCGCATTACAGgataacctacaaagcacacaTGAAAGTTCCAGGACATGAGACAGCAGAAGCAAATGTAAGGTATAAGCTAAACCAGTGTTCCTAAAAAAGAGGGTGAGCTAAACCCTGTTCACCTGTAATTCCTGGCCCTGCCATCTTCATGATCTCCCCTGCTTGAGGTGGCCTAGTGATGTTAAACAAGATGTAGTCATCACTGGAATCCATATCTGAAGCTTGAAGTATAGACCCACGAAGGAGAGCCCTTTGCCCCTCAGATAACTCCAGGACCATGTTGGTGATGAGGAAAGGAGGACTGTCATCCTTGGGTAGAATATTGATGGGGAATTTGTGCCTGGTCTGGTGGCGGCCATCGGTGATCCGGAAGGTCACAAAGTCCTTGGTGGTATCACTGTCATCATGGTGATAGTGCACCACCCCAGCCTTGATGTCATTTGCAGTGAAAATGAACCCTTTCCCACCTAAAATCAGGCCAGGTAAAACTGAGTTACTAAAGCACTATTTAAAAGTGAATATGAATATCTTTTTTTCATCTGTTACTTTTGGTGGAGAAGTAAACAATCATCCCCCACCTCGGACAGTCAGCCTGCCATGTTGTAAGCCTTCCACAGTGATGATTCTCACAGCCTGCAGATTATCATTATCTACAATCTGCAGCTGGTCCCACGTTATGGGACGAGACTGGCCTTCCAAGAGACTGAGACCTATTTACATAACAGCATAATcagtatatatatgtaaattatttcAATAATATTGTACTGCTGTagttaaaatgtaaaggaaGACAGAAGAGAATACTCACCCATGTTCCATGACACTCTTGGTGCATTTGTGTCTGCTGTTCTGACTGACACATGTACCGTTACAGGCTGGCTTTTCTCAAAGTAGAAATCATGGACCTCAAACTCCACCTAGTGAAGTAAATGATAAAGAATCAGTTATAGACAACCAATAACTACATTACATTCTACATCCAAACTATTTACATAATAACACTACATAATTTCATTCCAAATTATACAGGCAAATAATCAACGTGTCAGGTTTAAAATCCTGGGGCTGATGTCAGAACTACAAAACTTGCCTAGCAGGTATGAGATACCTCATAGTTTCTGCGTTGTGTCTCACTGGAATTGGGGGGCTGAAAGCTGATGAGCATGTCATTGAGGTCCAGCCAGGTGAAGGAGGAGATGGGCTTCGTGTGGTCAGACAGATGAGTGATGAAGCCCTGACTAGGTGGACTGGTGATATTGAACACCAGCCTGTTCTTAGGCGTCTCATCATCTTCTGCGTCCAGAGTGGCTGTGGAGAATGGAGTCAGAATAAACTGATCCACCTCAAGGATAAACCTGGACATGAAGGCAGGCTTGGGGGGCTGGTTAGGCATTGCTCCTTTAACTGTCACAGGAATCCAGGCTTCCTCTGACTGGGCACAGAAGATGTTTGCACACTGTGTAATCTCACAAATATTGTCATTGGATGAGTGCATTATGAGACAAAGCCAAGAACAGGTGAACACTCAGTTATTATTAACGAACACCTTAAATACCGTATGAAACTTTACCTGGGTTATTCTCCTGCTCCTGGTGTCTGTAAGGTCCAGTCTGATAGCAATGTAATCAATGTCAGGTGATGGAGGATCAATATGTTGGTAGCGAATGCCCATCATTAAGAATTCATCACAGGGCACTTTCGTAATCTTTACCAGTTTCAGTCCTTTTAAACAATCTTCGCTCTTGCAGTTGGCTCTGGCCTTATTATCTAAAgggaaatgtgtaaaaaaaaataataataatttgaaaaaaattcaATGTGGACAAAAAGGGTTTACTaagaatataaaacaattaaatacaacACTACTGATCTATGTTGATCAAATTGGTACATAAATATGTACCGATTACATATGACCAATTACAGAAGTAACAATAACTTCTAACAGTGAATATCCATAGAAAAACTGATTTctatattgaaaaataaaatgtgcatatgAGAGAATTGTTTACTAGTTAATATTGGAAAATGTTATACCCAAATGCTGTCGAATAGATACAAAGCTATCTGGTTCATCTCCTCGTGGCCCTTCTATCTTCTCGGGTTCCCCAGTGACCAGCTGACCGTGTCCAGGTAGATGTGACTCTGACGTGATCAACCTGACCGTACACTCTATGTTGGTTTGATGCTCATAGTGGAAGGACACTACATTACCATCCAGCACATTGGAAAAGCCATAGAACTCTGGAACTTGCAGTGTCTCTGGTCCCAGCTTTATAATATTGCAGTCAGGTTCCATAATCTCAACATGGAGTGAAAACAGTTCACTATaggtctctgtctctgtgaatCTAAAATTCAAAAATATGATAACAATTAAATGTCCATGTGGACAAagaacactttatttatttgtcctAAGATACTTGTAAAATTGCTGGGCCATAAATGCTTCTtctctgacataaaaaaaaaatgtaaatacttgtACAGTCGTAGCTTGATaatatccttttttaaaatgggaCAGCCATTGTGAGTGTATTTCACCTCATCAATCAAATAGTGGCAGTCAAAAACCTGGAAAAAAGAACAGTAGTTAAGCAATGCAGAGGAGATTTTACTGACTGGGCAGGAGTAACAAACACCACAAGATATTTGTTAAATCTGCAGATGTCTTATAAAGACACATGAAAGAGCAATAACAACACCTTAAATAACTGACAGATTGTGTTTCTATACCACATACCCAAAGTAGTTTTGAAAGccacataaaagaaaaatacacaaatgctgCCACAGAAACAGAACTTTTTAATATTCTGCACATAATTATTTCAATGGGCCAAGACACATAACATGAAGGACTTCGTTCCTGTGGTCACTTTGTTGaataattataaaaacataACCCACAGGCTATAATGTTAAGAGagctgaaacaaacaaaatacaatggACCTCCATAATAGCAAATAAATCTTGTAAGTAAATAACCGATAATTGACTTCATAGTTGCCTACAAATGTGACTTCGAAAGCAATAACCAGGCAATGGCATGCAAAGCATCGACAGCCACTTTCTACAAGAAGATTATTCAGAATCCAAAAGCACAATACAAAAAtcagtgttattattattattcattttcttcAGTGTTAAGATGGAGTCATTATGTGTCAGTTGTCACTGATATAAATCACTGTTAATgtatcaaatatcaaaatatgtatCACTTTACAAGTAAGCATGTTTCCATCACCACATTCTCATTTGGGTTCACTGTGCATGGCTGAAGGTACGTCTAATTAGAAGGCTGTCCTTTTGAATGACAATTCAATGAGAGCAGAATGGACTACAAAAAGACCATGATGAACAAGGCAGAATGAACTACAAAAAGACCCCCAAAGTTTTTTAGCAGAGTTCTTGTGCAGCTGTTCTTTGTACAGGGTCATAATTATTACTCTCCAAAACAGGTGGTTTGTCTAATTGTGTGTGCAATGACCTCAGTCTATGCAAATATCGGACAGAATGCACCAAAACACCATTCATGTTTTTACATACAACACTGCATATGTcaaagattttatttatatctatatttatatctatttcAAAGAAGTAGGCTACACTGATGCTACTCTTCAAGTGAAGTCTGATGGACAGTCAATTGACTTGTGTCAGAGGTTAAGAGGCAGAAGATGAAGCCTACAAGCCTTAGAGGGGAATTAACATGACTTCACCTAAAGCAAAATTGAAAATGATAATTAGATGGACAGGATTTTCTTTACAGACTTTCTGAGCATAAATCAATATTTTCTGGGATAGAAATGAAGAGGAGGGGATATACCTGCGGGGAAAGTGTGCCAACACGTTGTGTAATAGGCTCATTCAGAATTACTTCCAGCTTGCACGTGTCTTTATCCATAGGTATATGGAACTGCAGATCTCCCTCTTGCAGAAAGACCGACTGGCCCCTCTTTACCCGTAGGCCACGGTTGCTTTTCACCAGGGAACCCCAAGTCCAATGCAAAAGTCCCAGCAAAAGGAAACACCGAAATAGCCACACACAGGTCCTTCCTTGAAGAGCCATTCTGAGCTTGTAAGTCCTGCATAGATTGCTTGGTTTGAAGGATTTCATTTTGGTGGTTATATTGCTCTGTTTTTTGAACTTTCAAATATGAAATCCTCACCTTAAGAGATATTGTCTTGCTTACGTTATGATAGGAGTTTATCAGATTCACAGTGGATGCTCTGTGTCCATCTTCTCTCAAGGTATTTAGACATCGTATCAAATGCTCAGAGGAGATCTGCAAAAGATTAGccaattttaaaaattcatacatactatatatttttgtgttgttcTTGCTTAGTTTACATTAACATGTTAGTAATAGCTTTGCTAGCACATTCACataaagaaaaggaaagcagacaactctctgtgtgtgtggactataATATCGAAACCAATCAAAAAGCAAAGAATATAGTCTCCTTTACACGTGTAGATTGTTTCACAAAGTGCTTAGTACTGTTtatctaaaatgtaaaacaccCATGAAAGAAATCCATACTAAATACATATGGGTAATGGCTCCAGCACTAAACTAAACTATGCAGGACATagaagtactccactgcgtaGCTAGCCACTAGacgccttaaagatgaaagaataatgacatggcccccttcctcacctgacctaaaccctaaaGAGAACTTGTGGgtccttcttaaatgggagatttacagtgaaggaaaacagtacagctctctgaacagtgtccgggaggctgtggttgcttcTGCACAAAAAAGTTAAATCAACAGATTACGAAACTGACAGACTCAATGAATGgaattgaaaagaagggtggccaTATTAgccactgatttttttttttaaatgtcagaaatgtttatttgtaaattgagttctttgtttattattttcacattaatttatgaaaatacacaagtgagatgggaaaagtTCCCTTTTTCATTTAgctgcataataattctgcacactaatattTGTGCAATAATTATGGACACATATTCagaacctcacttttactttcctAAATATTCAGGGTTGGGGTTTCTAAAAATTTTGGATTTaccaagagcactgtagttgttcaataataaaatgaatcctcataaatacaacttgcctaataattgtgcgcACAGTGTAGTCTTGGCTAAAATTACTGAAATGCACAAAGAAGGGCAACAGGTACTCTAAAATGTCTCAGCCTTGCAGACATACTTCAATGACATCTCTGACATGTTTACTGAGAAAGAGCCAAAAACACTGCCCAGTCCCACCAAGGTGAGATGTCAACTTGAAatatgacctctgacctcaaaCAGGCCTCAGATCCTAGGTTTAGTGAGAGAGCTGTCTCACCCATCAGCATCAACAACATGACTAAATGGGGATAATGTCTCCCATCATAGTTAATTGACAAAGCCTGAAGGACAAGACAAATTGCCTTCACCTTGCTGTGGCATGCCCAGAGACTGTACTgctattaatttttttcagtaaGCCATTCTTGtcttttacaatttacagtacATTGTGTTAATTGTTTATGTACAAACATAATCCATGTACAAAGTTTTCAGAAAAATGGTATCCAGGAGGAAAACACTTATCAGTTAAACTTCAATACTTTTATGCTGGCCTATAAGCAATGACAGTAGAAGCTTAAAATGAAGCTGAAAATTTCCCAATTTCATTATCTAAATCAGTTTCTTGTCAGCAAACAACAATATTCCCAAATATTTGGTTTTTATTATCAAAAAAGGAGGAAGGCAGAAAAACAATCCAgggatatatatacacacagtaaatCTCAATGATCTAGTGCACATTggatatatacacagtaaatcTCACTGATCTAATGAATGACAGATCAGTCATTCAGGAACTCATCCCCCAACCCTTGACTTTTGCATGTTGACCCACTACACTTCTTCGGTTTCTCATTTagtttcctctgtgtgtacttctcttctctcctcattCGTTAGCTTATTCCTTACTCTGTCTTATATATTTATGAGGCTCGTGAAAGGAAGTCATTTGGcccatttttcttctgttagATCAGTCTTTAGGACCAGTGTTGTTTTTAAAGTAGTAGTATTGGAGAGCAGGTGAGTTACAGCGAGGCTTTAAGAGCACTGGGAAGGTgcagtaaacagtaaaaacagagcattacattttccattttagCACAAAATTCCATTCACATCCTTTAGTGCCTAAAATTCATACAGAATTACTACCCtcataatgttttaaaatgacaaacccATAAAAACCCAAGACAGGCAAAATAGATGAAGTATTTTCAACAGAGATAATGTGGTCAAAGCAAGGAATATTTTCAATTATaactaacaaacaaaattgTGTTAGTGTTATATCTTGCAGTAGAGACATCAGGATCTGTCAACAGGAAATCTAGACAATGTCACTCTTTAGGTCACCTTCTGTAGCTCCATTGATGAACTATTGATCAGATAGTGAAGGAGTGGTTGCATGAGCCTGATGAGTAAGTAAAGTGAGTAATGAGTAAGTGCGAAATATGTCATGCACAGTTCATATATAATTTTACAGTGTAGAAATTTACCATATATAGGTGGAAATTGACATCTCTCAAAACCTTATTAAAATTTCATGGTTCATCTGCAAACACTTTAATTACCATTACATTTTGCTTGGTATACTAAAATGTTTGCATAAGCGTGTCAAAAGACATGCCATGGCTAACAGGAATGTGCATCTTGATTTCCGTTCCTGACTGAACGAGCATCATTGTAcatctgtaaaaaaataaagaacaataaacagGCTACACTTCTATAGGATACTTCTGACATACTGAATCCACAGAAGAGGTGTGCAGTTAGACTGCACTTGACACTGTCAAGGCGGTGGAGTATATCTTTAATTACAATACATAAGTGGGTTGGTGGTTGGAATGCTACAAGCACAACGCTGAAGGCCTATATGTCAAAACGTTTGTGTTTTATCTGAGTCTAATAAATGCACTGCATATTATACAAGTGCTCTTCAACTGCTCTCACATCCGTAAAGAACCCTTTAAGACCTCAGTCATACACTTTGTCTGATCAGAAACACACTGAGAAACACGTGCTCAAACTGTTCTCCCAGTGGCAAACTGTTGTTTTACTCTCAGAGTCTTTCCATTGGAATTAcatcatacttttttttttttttaatcatcaatACCAGGTTGGTCACACACATGGTACACACTGAAGGGCTCCTAAGGAAGTAACTACTGTACCAGACCTGCTTAAGTCATCTGTAATTTTAAGACAGCCTTGAGtcattgtattttatgtatatgtaatagtattagtattatataaataaaataattagattaatatattattgttataaataaTCAATCATTCTTGTTTGAAATTCTGGGGACTTTTTTCttctgacttaaaaaaaaaaaaaaaagacattttcctcCCTTTCTTGAAAAATGACACTGGGTGTATTTCAGTAATGACCCAAGAAATGACTTTCATGTCCATTTCTTCCCTCTTATCCATGCCAGAACCTAATTACTCCTGGCGGACAAAAGCATGCCTGGATGACAAAACTACTATAACGACTGATATATCCAGGACTCAGTCCAAGAGAAGCAGAATATTCCGTTGGGACCATCAGGTTTGACTCATTCATCGCCCTGATTGAAGACATGAGAGGAATATCGTATAGAATAAAATACCAGAAATGTGTTCTGGCCCAAGAAAGTTGACCCACACTCCTCAGATAAATCTTTTAAAGATACAGGACCCGTTGTCCAGAAGCTGACACTGATGAGGACTGTGGCATCATTGTATCTTGGACTTTTTTGTTCTTCAAAAACTGAAAGTGTGAAGGAGGTACAGTCGTagcaaaggttttgagactagcgCAAAtattggttttcacaaagtttgctgcttcagtttttatggtggcaatttgcattaactctagattgtgaagtgatcagatgaattgcaattaactgcaaagtcattccttgccatgaaaatttaattaatcacaaaaattactgcatttgaGCCACTTCAT
Encoded proteins:
- the frem1a gene encoding FRAS1-related extracellular matrix protein 1a isoform X4, producing the protein MALQGRTCVWLFRCFLLLGLLHWTWGSLVKSNRGLRVKRGQSVFLQEGDLQFHIPMDKDTCKLEVILNEPITQRVGTLSPQVFDCHYLIDEVKYTHNGCPILKKDIIKLRLYKFTETETYSELFSLHVEIMEPDCNIIKLGPETLQVPEFYGFSNVLDGNVVSFHYEHQTNIECTVRLITSESHLPGHGQLVTGEPEKIEGPRGDEPDSFVSIRQHLDNKARANCKSEDCLKGLKLVKITKVPCDEFLMMGIRYQHIDPPSPDIDYIAIRLDLTDTRSRRITQSEEAWIPVTVKGAMPNQPPKPAFMSRFILEVDQFILTPFSTATLDAEDDETPKNRLVFNITSPPSQGFITHLSDHTKPISSFTWLDLNDMLISFQPPNSSETQRRNYEVEFEVHDFYFEKSQPVTVHVSVRTADTNAPRVSWNMGLSLLEGQSRPITWDQLQIVDNDNLQAVRIITVEGLQHGRLTVRGGKGFIFTANDIKAGVVHYHHDDSDTTKDFVTFRITDGRHQTRHKFPINILPKDDSPPFLITNMVLELSEGQRALLRGSILQASDMDSSDDYILFNITRPPQAGEIMKMAGPGITGYPVMRFLQKDLFHSIIYYRHFGNEVFDDSFEVVLSDFHDPPNLSDPQIIVIQIQPVPDQPPKEGPAATRHLIVKETDVVYLTKQQLHFTDLESPDCELTYTVTTPPFYSNNYGGPDAGRLFLVDSIPKFTKDPSAPVLRLFTQHAVNYMKVAYMPPIHDVGPYPQHIQFVLSVTNQQGHITTGVCFNITVLPVDNQSPEVHASPLTVEEGAESWVSVDHLRLTDVDSPEDSLHMQLKRHPQHGDVYLDGAPLSQGQTFTIRDLRNLKIPS